A DNA window from Solanum lycopersicum chromosome 3, SLM_r2.1 contains the following coding sequences:
- the LOC104646579 gene encoding uncharacterized protein, with the protein MNDILNVAFDITTAGMLGIQFKSIYKVVAENPISQAKAESEILQGHCGSCWACCGAADSLSDCFCIHFGWVNSFLHAKTCKFILVMVANDSILCVRQNISVSANDIVACCGGH; encoded by the exons ATGAATGATATTCTCAATGTTGCTTTCGACATTACAACGGCTGGGATGTTAGGGATTCAATTTAAGAGCATTTATAAG GTTGTTGCAGAAAATCCAATATCCCAAGCTAAAGCGGAATCTGAAATCCTTCAG GGACATTGTGGTTCTTGTTGGGCTTGTTGTGGTGCTGCTGACTCGTTGTCTGATTGTTTCTGTATTCATTTTGGCTGGGTAAATTCATTCCTTCATGCAAAAACTTGCAAGTTTATTCTAGTTATGGTTGCTAATGATTCAATTTTATGTGTGAGGCAGAATATCTCTGTGTCAGCAAATGATATCGTAGCATGTTGTGGTGGTCACTGA